Proteins from a single region of Pseudopedobacter saltans DSM 12145:
- the nosD gene encoding nitrous oxide reductase family maturation protein NosD, with amino-acid sequence MGRLFSTASLIIIFLVLCFTEDVKARKLIVSSQSGFKSITKALQEAQDGDTILIKTGVYREGNLKINKKIVLIGESLPVIDGENKYENLLIESDAVLIDGILFKNSGSSSYMDVAALKIQNSKNVIVRNCRFQDNFFGIHCMNSSFCTFENNQLQSGNIKGKPAANGIHCWKSNHLKIANNHVSGHRDGIYFEFVTKSKIENNQSIGNKRYGLHFMFSHDDIYNHNIIKKNGAGVAVMYSKRVKMYNNTFAENWGNAAYGLLLKEIMDSHIENNIFQNNTIAVFAEGANRIKMIKNRFEKNGWALQIQTSCSDAYISLNNFIGNTFDVATNGNLVMKYFDENYWDKYEGYDLDRDGYGDIPHRPATFYSMIIQRNPGALMLFRSFFVKLMDKAETMFPNLTPESLKDNKPRMGKIG; translated from the coding sequence ATGGGACGATTATTTAGCACAGCATCATTAATTATTATTTTTTTAGTCCTCTGTTTTACAGAAGATGTAAAAGCGCGGAAACTGATTGTATCCAGTCAATCGGGGTTTAAGAGTATAACCAAGGCTTTACAAGAGGCACAAGATGGAGATACCATTTTAATAAAAACAGGTGTATACCGCGAAGGCAATCTGAAAATCAATAAAAAGATTGTACTTATCGGAGAATCCCTTCCAGTTATTGATGGTGAAAATAAGTATGAAAATTTATTGATAGAAAGTGATGCGGTATTGATAGATGGTATTTTATTTAAAAATTCGGGAAGTTCCAGTTACATGGATGTGGCTGCATTAAAAATCCAGAATTCAAAAAACGTTATTGTACGTAATTGCCGTTTTCAGGATAATTTTTTCGGCATACATTGCATGAATTCCAGCTTTTGCACCTTCGAGAATAATCAACTTCAATCGGGAAATATTAAAGGTAAACCTGCTGCAAATGGCATACATTGTTGGAAAAGCAATCACCTCAAAATCGCTAATAATCATGTATCAGGACATAGGGATGGTATTTATTTCGAGTTTGTCACAAAATCTAAAATAGAGAATAATCAAAGCATTGGCAATAAACGCTATGGATTACATTTTATGTTTTCTCATGATGATATCTACAACCATAATATTATCAAAAAAAATGGTGCTGGTGTAGCCGTTATGTACAGCAAACGGGTAAAGATGTATAATAACACCTTTGCCGAAAATTGGGGGAATGCAGCATATGGCCTCTTGTTGAAAGAAATCATGGACAGCCATATTGAGAATAATATATTCCAAAACAATACCATAGCTGTTTTTGCTGAAGGAGCAAATCGTATTAAAATGATCAAAAATAGGTTCGAAAAAAACGGATGGGCCTTACAAATACAAACCAGTTGCAGCGATGCATACATCAGCCTGAACAATTTTATAGGTAATACTTTTGATGTAGCTACTAATGGTAATCTGGTGATGAAGTATTTTGACGAGAACTATTGGGATAAATATGAAGGTTATGACCTGGACAGAGATGGATATGGCGATATACCACACAGACCGGCCACATTTTATTCGATGATTATTCAAAGGAACCCCGGTGCTTTAATGTTATTCCGAAGTTTTTTTGTCAAACTGATGGATAAGGCGGAGACCATGTTTCCTAATTTAACTCCCGAAAGTCTAAAAGATAATAAACCAAGAATGGGAAAAATAGGTTGA
- a CDS encoding nitrous oxide reductase accessory protein NosL yields MFRHIFKTGYFLFISALFVLSSCSTKPQPIQFGVDNCDFCKMTISDQRYGAELVTKKGRIFKFDDIHCIKGFIENEQVKDEDIAGLWLVDFSNPQKLIPAKHSYLFFSEQLKSPMGSNIAAFENTQEKTKIQENYSGTEMKWDDYLAQHH; encoded by the coding sequence ATGTTCAGGCACATATTTAAAACAGGTTATTTTCTATTTATTTCGGCACTATTTGTTCTTTCTTCTTGCAGTACAAAACCGCAGCCAATACAATTTGGAGTAGACAATTGCGACTTTTGTAAAATGACCATCAGCGATCAACGCTATGGCGCCGAACTGGTTACTAAAAAAGGTAGGATTTTCAAGTTTGATGACATTCACTGTATCAAGGGATTTATAGAAAACGAACAGGTAAAAGACGAAGATATAGCAGGATTATGGCTTGTAGATTTCTCAAATCCCCAAAAGCTGATTCCCGCAAAACATAGCTATCTATTTTTCTCGGAACAGCTAAAAAGTCCAATGGGATCTAATATCGCAGCTTTTGAAAATACTCAGGAAAAAACAAAAATTCAGGAAAATTATTCAGGAACCGAAATGAAATGGGACGATTATTTAGCACAGCATCATTAA